One region of Wyeomyia smithii strain HCP4-BCI-WySm-NY-G18 chromosome 3, ASM2978416v1, whole genome shotgun sequence genomic DNA includes:
- the LOC129727966 gene encoding uncharacterized protein LOC129727966, which produces MPRRGRVTVYETYDRDLVQPKATRVGSTERAMLMSRASNKNNNNNSTQTCKEVYALEAESEEETKAKIFSSFTTKYGRNFDLSYDGLKIPASLRAVVSSK; this is translated from the exons ATGCCACGACGAGGACG AGTTACCGTGTACGAAACCTATGACCGGGATCTGGTTCAGCCCAAAGCAACCCGCGTGGGATCAACCGAACGCGCGATGTTGATGTCGCGAGCtagtaacaaaaataacaacaacaacagcacacAGACATGCAAGGAAGTTTACGCCTTGGAGGCAGAATCGGAGGAAGAAACGAAGGCGAAAATATTCAGTTCATTTACCACAAAGTATGGAAGGAATTTTGACCTTTCTTACGATGGCCTCAAAATTCCAGCGAGTCTGCGCGCGGTAGTTTCTTCGAAGTAA
- the LOC129727956 gene encoding protein expanded, whose translation MRAFCTVSAPLEVCAPPSRPLPPGTRFLALKLLGTPQPRTLYFLVEAKSRVREVYAQTCHHFSKQGMLDTELFGLAVLIDGEYLFADPESKLSKYGPKSWRSSHTHGLDANGKPLLELHFRVQFYIESPLMLRDEVSRHNYYLQLKYNAVNRDLPKECSEQSLLLLGGLSLQADLGDCQDENGSQICSSSSTASAASSGGNTTGGSTSTNNTINNNTSVNNGSSNSSTSTTTTSSSNSNNGSSCNINSCSTGNNEYFRPEEYINPTLRSAWGITALTSCHRENRGMSRADAETHYIREACHLNEVINAHVFHMKLSKNEVGMGSVLLSIYAKGIRIAVENSTTTTFNWPSIGKLSFDRKKFEIRSGDNKITLYSVNDDKNKMILALCRETHQFSMKIAPRLTEAIKREEEESSCIHGYPYLYSRALNLPYKSKSDQRISVISSTSSNTTSGIVSDRVHSEDELEIIINTPPSATIAAPSTESLALAHLLDCPSVSRQTSSVGQVSIKDLEGTLAALSVRSNATIRSASSDSTEVKERSVKDCDSSPSSQHNIGSQCSSTCSTVVVANDCISLPQTNVNGTIERRQTSTCSSLELGYSHTAQNSTLSVATSTCLDHDINEEEEETNSGVYTLTHAPPTETSGVYTMNSSEMTGQSSEIAESESHESSHYGSFQPCQSEMAEPMEAVDSVDGDFRARLDSNMNEFRLRSDSNISAAGSFRGDGSDPTDNKHSLLSAEELTDLIVGRGTYPARKTVSHTLDSDCDYVTLPLPLEGESYLQGSEDTAPTEDEYDDDVLPPAPPKRIDSNIPTQRQSLLNLACSNDSPPPPPPYNSHHETTGLRGPDIRSDEAPVIPLRDPPPYPQKPTSMVRERPVPVPIMPTPSTTCIPAPPLSEEVPARFITTRPQINILKAHTSVVGETPKPSFAAPTVNNISNLSQSPISAVVTAASSTASAIGIPVVPYHKSITSPPPPYLDMPKPPHRTCVLLPVIKPRQYHPPPPPTIPRQPPPPPPTHALATVYTGQLARSQIELYQQQLYSDVDYVIYPIQDPSISQQEYLDAKQGSILAAMAQSPPPPPYLAYHTVRAHNRSWDACKNHAIYRSTPYLSMALSSNSRYASTQNLSDTYVQLPGAYSPLYSPSVASLCSSYEPPPPPPLRPRPISSSSSSMFIRSRSDDNILNSVESTPKIRRLPPPPPPPYETRKANRKPPIPLPIVEKQTPPAASAKATSLIEKPPEVPAKPMPTKPTGPSAKLQAQIRKQYPDFDFSTLSTNTSIDIKTLREKSKNLDLPLISALMHDRSLLKQTRAFVMPKHPSKAANVSPPGMLSTPASPNQQSLTAHKSKYPVSGLSTTQLAKPRKSSVVSHRHPNDKLPPLPGQTATEGNNYVMDPTPAKQKSYSSSQPSA comes from the exons ATGCGAGCTTTTTGCACTGTAAGCGCACCCTTAGAGGTTTGCGCACCACCGTCCCGCCCTCTACCTCCGGGCACCAGATTTCTAGCTTTAAA ACTATTAGGAACGCCACAACCACGCACACTCTACTTCCTAGTCGAAGCAAAAAGTCGCGTCCGCGAAGTGTACGCACAAACATGCCATCACTTTTCCAAGCAGGGAATGCTGGACACCGAACTGTTCGGACTAGCCGTGTTGATAG ATGGCGAGTATCTGTTTGCCGATCCCGAGAGCAAACTATCCAAGTACGGCCCGAAAAGTTGGCGATCTTCGCACACACAC GGCCTCGACGCAAACGGGAAACCTCTCCTGGAACTACACTTCCGCGTGCAGTTCTACATCGAGAGCCCGTTGATGCTGAGAGATGAAGTATCGCGCCATAACTACTACCTGCAGCTCAAGTACAACGCCGTTAACCGGGATCTTCCGAAGGAGTGCTCAGAGCAATCGCTTCTGCTGCTCGGAGGTCTTTCTTTGCAGGCTGATCTCGGGGACTGTCAAGATGAGAACGGCAGCCAAATATGTAGTAGCAGTAGCACTGCAAGTGCAGCAAGCAGCGGTGGCAACACTACCGGTGGAAGCACCAGCACAAACAATACCATCAACAACAACACCAGCGTGAACAACGGCAGTAGCAATAGCAGCACCAGCACCAccaccaccagcagcagcaacagcaacaatgGCAGCAGTTGCAACATAAACAGCTGCAGTACTGGCaataatgagtatttccgaCCAGAAGAATACATAAACCCGACGCTTCGTTCTGCCTGGGGTATTACAGCCCTTACTTCTTGCCATCGTGAAAACCGGGGAATGTCCCGGGCCGACGCGGAAACACACTACATCCGTGAGGCATGTCACCTTAACGAAGTCATCAACGCACACGTGTTCCATATGAAACTGTCGAAAAATGAAGTGGGAATGGGTTCAGTGTTGCTCAGCATCTACGCCAAGGGAATACGCATCGCTGTTGAGAACTCGACGACGACCACTTTCAACTGGCCTAGTATCGGGAAGCTGAGCTTCGACCGGAAGAAGTTTGAGATCCGGTCCGGTGACAACAAGATCACATTGTACTCGGTCAACGACGACAAAAACAAAATGATATTAGCTTTGTGCAGGGAAACACACCAATTTTCTATGAAAATTGCTCCACGATTAACAGAAGCGATCAAGCGAGAGGAGGAGGAAAGCAGTTGTATTCACGGGTATCCTTATCTCTATTCTCGTGCGCTGAATCTCCCGTACAAAAGCAAAAGTGACCAACGAATTTCGGTCATCTCGAGTACTAGTTCCAACACAACCTCCGGAATCGTGAGCGATCGGGTTCATTCCGAGGATGAACTGGAAATCATTATCAATACACCTCCGTCCGCAACGATAGCAGCTCCGTCGACGGAGAGCCTTGCGCTTGCACATTTACTAGACTGTCCTAGCGTGAGCCGACAAACTTCTTCTGTGGGTCAGGTATCAATAAAGGACCTCGAAGGTACGCTAGCTGCTCTGTCGGTTCGATCTAATGCCACTATTCGGTCGGCAAGTAGCGACAGCACAGAGGTGAAGGAAAGATCCGTAAAAGATTGCGACTCATCCCCCTCGTCGCAGCACAATATCGGCTCACAGTGTTCGTCAACATGCAGCACGGTCGTTGTGGCAAATGATTGCATAAGCTTACCTCAAACTAATGTCAACGGCACAATCGAACGGCGTCAAACGTCCACATGCAGTAGTCTCGAGCTCGGTTATAGTCACACAGCCCAAAATAGCACCTTAAGTGTTGCGACCAGCACTTGCCTAGACCATGACATCAATGAGGAGGAAGAGGAAACTAACTCCGGTGTGTACACCCTTACTCATGCACCACCGACGGAAACTAGTGGAGTGTACACGATGAACAGCAGTGAGATGACAGGACAATCTTCTGAAATCGCAGAGTCCGAGTCGCACGAAAGTTCACATTACGGAAGTTTTCAGCCCTGTCAGAGCGAAATGGCAGAACCCATGGAAGCGGTAGACTCCGTAGATGGTGATTTCAGAGCTCGGTTGGATAGCAACATGAACGAGTTCCGCTTACGATCCGACTCTAACATATCGGCAGCCGGGTCTTTTCGAGGCGATGGCAGCGATCCAACTGATAACAAACATTCTCTACTGAGTGCTGAAGAACTGACGGATCTTATTGTTGGACGCGGAACTTACCCAGCGAGGAAAACAGTCAGTCATACGCTCGACTCGGATTGCGACTATGTAACGCTTCCGCTACCACTAGAAGGGGAAAGCTATCTACAGGGTAGCGAAGACACGGCTCCTACGGAAGACGAGTATGACGATGATGTTCTACCTCCTGCTCCTCCGAAACGGATCGACAGCAACATACCAACACAGCGGCAGTCACTTCTTAATTTGGCATGCTCCAATGACTCTCCTCCTCCACCACCGCCATACAACTCGCATCATGAAACCACAGGGCTTCGTGGACCAGATATTCGATCGGACGAAGCTCCTGTGATTCCTTTGCGAGATCCCCCTCCATACCCACAGAAACCAACCAGCATGGTGCGAGAACGACCAGTACCGGTTCCCATCATGCCGACACCTAGCACAACCTGCATCCCAGCGCCACCACTCTCGGAGGAAGTTCCGGCTCGCTTTATCACAACCAGGCCTCAAATCAACATTTTGAAAGCCCATACCAGCGTTGTAGGGGAGACGCCAAAGCCTAGCTTCGCAGCGCCCACAGTCAACAACATAAGTAACCTTTCACAGTCACCAATTTCTGCAGTGGTAACAGCTGCTTCGTCAACGGCCAGTGCAATCGGTATTCCGGTTGTACCGTATCATAAAAGCATTACCTCGCCTCCTCCGCCGTATCTGGATATGCCAAAACCACCTCATCGAACCTGCGTGTTACTGCCCGTTATCAAACCTCGACAGTACCATCCaccaccacccccaacaataccCCGTCAACCACCACCGCCCCCGCCAACGCATGCGCTGGCAACTGTCTATACCGGTCAATTGGCACGATCACAGATCGAACTTTACCAGCAGCAGCTCTACAGCGATGTAGACTATGTAATATACCCTATCCAAGATCCCTCCATTAGTCAGCAGGAGTATCTGGATGCGAAGCAAGGTTCGATCTTGGCGGCAATGGCCCAAAGTCCACCTCCACCTCCTTATCTAGCCTATCACACGGTACGAGCACATAACCGCAGCTGGGATGCCTGCAAGAACCATGCCATCTATCGCAGCACACCTTACCTGTCGATGGCCCTCTCCTCGAACTCTCGTTACGCATCAACGCAAAATCTTTCGGACACGTACGTACAACTTCCAGGAGCCTACTCACCTCTGTACAGTCCTTCCGTTGCCAGTTTGTGCTCCTCGTACGAACCCCCACCGCCGCCACCTCTAAGACCCAGACCCATCTCGAGCAGCTCGTCATCTATGTTTATCCGTTCGCGATCCGATGACAACATTCTAAACTCGGTAGAAAGTACACCGAAAATTCGTCGGCTTCCACCGCCTCCTCCACCGCCGTACGAAACCCGTAAAGCGAACCGTAAACCACCGATTCCCCTTCCGATCGTAGAGAAGCAAACGCCACCCGCAGCCTCCGCCAAGGCAACATCACTAATCGAAAAACCACCGGAAG TACCCGCAAAGCCCATGCCCACGAAACCAACCGGACCAAGCGCCAAGCTGCAAGCCCAAATCCGAAAGCAGTACCCCGATTTCGATTTCAGCACCCTCAGCACCAACACTTCCATCGACATAAAAACCCTTcgggaaaaaagcaaaaatctaGATCTTCCTCTTATATCTGCCCTCATGCACGACCGTTCCCTGCTGAAGCAGACCCGTGCCTTCGTTATGCCCAAGCATCCTAGCAAAGCGGCAAACGTTAGCCCCCCCGGCATGCTCAGTACGCCCGCCAGCCCCAACCAGCAGAGTCTGACCGCTCACAAGTCCAAGTACCCGGTGTCCGGTCTCAGCACAACACAGCTCGCCAAGCCACGCAAATCGTCGGTCGTCAGCCATCGGCATCCGAATGACAAATTACCTCCGCTACCTGGCCAAACAGCAACCGAGGGTAACAACTACGTCATGGACCCGACACCGGCCAAACAGAAGAGCTACAGCTCCTCGCAACCCAGTGCCTGA